In Thermoflexus sp., a genomic segment contains:
- a CDS encoding RHS repeat-associated core domain-containing protein, which produces MGGAEWRYGYDPENRLAEVWRGAERVASFRYDAEGNRGVREVAGLRTVAVDDGYEVRGGLGRKVYRLGGEAVAVREGSAVYAVVGDHLGSVTALAQGGSIAGATRYLPYGAIRGESGLFPTDRRFTGQRWEASLGLYDYRARFYDPALGRFLQLDPLVPEPGNPQALNRYAYVYNNPLRYTDPSGHCPWCLAIGLGALIGAGVSYGVQVAANIRQNGLTVQAFTNVNWAVVGAGAVAGAVGGATFGLGTAVLGTGLAGTVAAGALSGAAAGQAARTTENILSGQAIGEGLGDPGDLLRDAAIGGALAGVGYGVGRLAPPATAEAAGSLEPPMLRAGRLAHQRLGVRYLEGIPPEQRPFVDIDQTFVDLTGRRFRPDVVNHATGEVVEFKPQSWLKDAKLKAKAENQAKSYAARLNELYGDLRRLEGLPEYWWRVEYYR; this is translated from the coding sequence GTGGGCGGTGCCGAGTGGCGCTACGGCTACGACCCCGAGAACCGCCTGGCGGAGGTCTGGCGGGGCGCCGAGCGGGTGGCTTCCTTCCGCTACGACGCCGAAGGAAACCGGGGGGTCCGGGAGGTGGCGGGCCTCCGCACCGTGGCCGTGGACGACGGCTACGAAGTGCGGGGCGGCCTGGGGCGGAAGGTCTACCGCCTGGGGGGCGAGGCGGTGGCCGTGCGAGAGGGAAGCGCCGTCTACGCGGTGGTGGGGGATCACCTGGGGAGCGTCACGGCGCTGGCCCAGGGCGGGAGTATCGCAGGGGCCACGCGCTATCTCCCCTATGGCGCCATCCGGGGGGAGAGCGGCCTCTTCCCCACCGACCGCCGCTTCACCGGCCAGCGGTGGGAAGCAAGCCTGGGCCTGTATGATTACCGGGCCCGCTTCTACGACCCCGCCCTGGGCCGCTTCCTGCAACTCGATCCCCTGGTGCCCGAGCCGGGGAACCCGCAGGCGCTCAACCGGTATGCCTATGTCTACAACAACCCCTTGCGCTACACCGACCCCAGCGGGCATTGCCCCTGGTGCCTCGCCATCGGATTGGGAGCCCTGATCGGCGCGGGGGTGAGCTACGGCGTCCAGGTGGCCGCGAACATCCGCCAGAACGGCCTCACCGTCCAGGCTTTCACGAACGTCAACTGGGCCGTCGTGGGGGCTGGAGCCGTGGCCGGGGCAGTCGGCGGAGCCACCTTCGGCCTGGGCACGGCCGTGCTGGGAACTGGACTGGCGGGCACGGTAGCGGCAGGTGCCCTCAGCGGGGCGGCAGCCGGGCAGGCGGCCCGGACCACCGAAAACATCCTTAGCGGTCAAGCGATCGGGGAAGGCCTGGGAGATCCCGGAGATCTCCTGCGGGACGCAGCAATCGGCGGGGCGCTGGCCGGCGTGGGCTATGGGGTGGGGCGGCTGGCACCGCCGGCAACGGCGGAGGCGGCCGGGAGCCTGGAGCCCCCGATGCTGCGAGCGGGACGCCTGGCCCACCAGCGGTTAGGAGTCAGATATCTAGAGGGGATTCCCCCGGAGCAGCGGCCCTTCGTGGATATCGATCAAACCTTCGTGGACCTGACCGGCCGGCGCTTCCGCCCCGATGTCGTCAACCACGCCACCGGCGAGGTGGTGGAATTCAAACCCCAAAGCTGGTTAAAAGATGCGAAATTAAAAGCTAAAGCGGAAAACCAGGCAAAGAGTTATGCAGCTCGCTTGAACGAGCTATATGGGGACTTACGCCGGTTGGAGGGACTGCCGGAATACTGGTGGCGGGTGGAGTATTATCGCTGA
- a CDS encoding RHS repeat-associated core domain-containing protein, with protein MVAFFPTDRRFTGQRWEGALGLYDYNARFYDPALGRFLQPDPLVPGGYPPQRGTGGARAEGLQAPKRMGGYAGAGSIRCTFNRFVWPGRPKGTP; from the coding sequence ATCGTTGCCTTCTTCCCCACCGACCGCCGCTTCACCGGCCAGCGGTGGGAGGGGGCGCTGGGCCTGTATGACTACAACGCCCGCTTCTATGATCCGGCCCTGGGCCGCTTCCTGCAGCCGGATCCATTGGTGCCGGGGGGCTATCCCCCCCAAAGGGGGACGGGGGGTGCCCGAGCCGAGGGACTCCAAGCGCCGAAACGGATGGGGGGCTACGCGGGAGCCGGTTCGATCCGATGCACCTTCAATAGGTTCGTATGGCCTGGGCGGCCGAAGGGGACGCCG